Proteins co-encoded in one Halorussus salinus genomic window:
- a CDS encoding NUDIX domain-containing protein, giving the protein MAERNGGDDTEASDDAIRVTARGVVTREEGGGRGDDREELLVERERDPAGETFLRPLGGGVEFGEHSRDALRREFREELGVELAGVSPLGTYEDVFTVAGETQHEIWRLYEADIAASWPYDEDAFTATEPDTGEEIACVWKSVAELEADGDAETFYPEAALADL; this is encoded by the coding sequence ATGGCCGAGAGGAACGGCGGAGACGACACCGAGGCGAGCGACGACGCCATTCGAGTCACCGCGCGCGGCGTCGTCACCCGCGAGGAGGGCGGCGGCCGAGGCGACGACCGCGAGGAGCTACTGGTCGAGCGCGAGCGCGACCCCGCGGGCGAAACCTTCCTCCGACCGCTCGGAGGCGGCGTCGAGTTCGGCGAACACAGTCGGGACGCGCTCCGCCGGGAGTTCCGCGAGGAGTTGGGCGTCGAACTCGCGGGAGTCTCGCCGCTGGGCACCTACGAGGACGTGTTCACCGTCGCGGGCGAGACCCAGCACGAAATCTGGCGGCTCTACGAGGCCGATATCGCGGCGTCGTGGCCCTACGACGAGGACGCCTTCACCGCGACCGAACCCGACACGGGCGAGGAGATAGCGTGCGTCTGGAAGTCGGTCGCCGAGTTGGAAGCGGACGGCGACGCCGAGACGTTCTATCCCGAGGCGGCGCTGGCCGACCTGTGA
- a CDS encoding DUF7522 family protein — protein MGKIVSDDLADQLVSTCRTAVGDELRSVTYFDEDEEEQLYLRGDLEADADLVGFADNERLGFRSQTLYEETELGPYRFTMRAFDHGYLTRVIVGDRGAFVTTDAMEMDRFKEVASAMRSVLAEE, from the coding sequence ATGGGGAAGATTGTCTCTGACGACCTCGCCGACCAGTTAGTCAGCACTTGTCGAACCGCCGTCGGCGACGAACTTCGGAGCGTGACGTACTTCGACGAGGACGAGGAGGAACAGCTCTACCTCCGCGGGGACCTCGAAGCCGACGCCGACCTCGTGGGCTTCGCCGACAACGAGCGACTCGGGTTCCGCTCACAGACGCTCTACGAGGAGACTGAACTCGGCCCGTACCGGTTCACGATGCGGGCGTTCGACCACGGCTACCTCACGCGGGTCATCGTCGGCGACCGCGGCGCGTTCGTCACCACCGACGCGATGGAGATGGACCGGTTCAAGGAGGTCGCGTCGGCGATGCGGTCGGTGCTGGCCGAGGAGTAG
- a CDS encoding Gfo/Idh/MocA family protein translates to MTLKVGVLGYRFMGKAHANAMARLPMFFPEAPDVERHVLVGRDEEALADAADRLGFENTATDWEDVVDEVDAFYNLGPNHVHAEPSIAALEAGTPVLSEKPLANDLDSAERMAAAAEDAGVPTATAFNYRFVPAIRYAKNLIEDGELGEIHHFRGRYLQDWLVDPEAPWSWRNSEEMAGSGALGDLGAHTIDLARFLVGDVERVSGHCQTFVDERPVEGEGGDGETETREVTVDDAYSAQAELEGDVMATFEASRFANGHKNDHAIEIHGSEGSLKFSLERLNELEVLRGDDRGYETILVTDADDPYVEHWWPPGHVLGWEHTFVHENYEFLSAIDSAASETPRDGGGETAGADGEYHPDFHDGLAVQRVLAAIQESDERGEWVSVK, encoded by the coding sequence ATGACTCTCAAAGTCGGCGTTCTCGGCTACCGATTCATGGGCAAAGCCCACGCGAACGCGATGGCTCGACTCCCGATGTTCTTCCCGGAGGCACCGGACGTAGAGCGCCACGTCCTCGTCGGCCGCGACGAGGAGGCCCTCGCGGACGCCGCCGACCGCCTCGGGTTCGAGAACACGGCGACCGACTGGGAAGACGTGGTCGACGAGGTAGACGCCTTCTACAACCTCGGGCCGAACCACGTCCACGCCGAACCCTCCATCGCCGCGCTGGAAGCTGGCACGCCGGTCCTCTCGGAGAAGCCGCTGGCAAACGACTTGGACAGCGCCGAGCGCATGGCCGCGGCCGCAGAAGACGCTGGCGTGCCGACCGCGACCGCGTTCAACTACCGCTTCGTCCCGGCGATCCGGTACGCCAAAAACCTCATCGAGGACGGCGAACTCGGCGAGATTCACCACTTCCGCGGGCGCTACTTGCAGGACTGGCTCGTGGACCCCGAGGCCCCGTGGTCGTGGCGCAACAGCGAGGAGATGGCCGGGAGCGGCGCGTTGGGCGACCTCGGTGCCCACACCATCGACCTCGCGCGCTTCCTCGTCGGCGACGTGGAACGCGTCTCGGGCCACTGCCAGACCTTCGTGGACGAGCGCCCCGTGGAGGGCGAAGGAGGCGACGGTGAGACCGAAACCCGCGAAGTCACGGTAGACGACGCCTACTCCGCGCAGGCCGAACTGGAGGGCGACGTGATGGCGACCTTCGAAGCCTCGCGCTTCGCCAACGGGCACAAGAACGACCACGCCATCGAAATTCACGGCTCGGAGGGGAGTCTCAAATTCTCGCTCGAACGCCTCAACGAGTTGGAGGTCCTGCGCGGCGACGACCGGGGCTACGAGACGATTCTCGTCACCGACGCCGACGACCCGTACGTCGAACACTGGTGGCCGCCGGGCCACGTCCTCGGGTGGGAACACACCTTCGTCCACGAGAACTACGAGTTCCTATCTGCTATCGATAGCGCGGCGTCGGAGACGCCGCGAGACGGAGGCGGTGAAACCGCCGGAGCAGACGGGGAGTACCACCCCGACTTCCACGACGGCCTCGCGGTCCAGCGCGTCCTCGCGGCAATTCAGGAGAGCGACGAGCGCGGTGAGTGGGTCTCCGTAAAGTAG